A part of Raphanus sativus cultivar WK10039 unplaced genomic scaffold, ASM80110v3 Scaffold0056, whole genome shotgun sequence genomic DNA contains:
- the LOC108833712 gene encoding F-box protein At2g35280-like, which translates to MLSKHIEFNELCLESGNPEAHYIEGILQLFVKEDEHAGLYHLRHSSDGGYIDGTYLYGLSLLAVERFHKGQKYLDKLGWKENRSTSDQCWERVKKSLTDIPYFMNQGYYIARANLETLCGCRSRKRRGRVCNHGYYYERLNQFVEFAMSKNN; encoded by the coding sequence ATGCTGTCTAAGCACATAGAGTTCAACGAACTATGCTTGGAGAGTGGGAACCCTGAGGCACACTATATTGAGGGCATTCTTCAATTGTTCGTAAAGGAAGACGAGCATGCAGGCCTATATCATTTACGCCATTCATCGGATGGAGGTTATATAGACGGTACGTATCTTTATGGTTTGTCACTGCTTGCCGTAGAACGATTTCATAAAGGTCAGAAGTATTTGGATAAACTGGGATGGAAGGAAAATCGTTCAACCTCCGATCAATGCTGGGAAAGAGTCAAGAAATCTCTGACTGATATCCCGTACTTCATGAATCAAGGCTACTATATAGCTCGTGCCAACCTTGAGACACTCTGTGGTTGCCGCTCAAGGAAAAGACGTGGTCGAGTATGCAACCATGGTTACTACTATGAAAGGCTTAATCAATTTGTTGAGTTTGCTATGAGTAAAAACAACTAA